A genomic segment from Pseudoalteromonas nigrifaciens encodes:
- a CDS encoding LysR substrate-binding domain-containing protein: MLWYANTHQTLVELVHAGMGWANVPELSVKEQINQGHIVALPVTHEYNGWLTPVGCLISRSHQSGPVLTSLIDTLQQYHFSKNSWKIR; this comes from the coding sequence ATGTTGTGGTATGCCAACACTCACCAAACACTGGTTGAGTTAGTTCATGCGGGCATGGGGTGGGCAAACGTACCTGAGCTATCAGTAAAAGAGCAGATAAACCAAGGCCATATTGTCGCATTGCCTGTTACCCATGAGTACAATGGGTGGTTAACGCCTGTAGGATGCTTAATTTCTCGAAGCCATCAATCGGGGCCTGTACTAACGAGTTTAATTGACACTCTTCAACAGTATCATTTTAGTAAAAACAGCTGGAAAATCAGATAA
- a CDS encoding copper resistance protein B codes for MRNLTLSTVLTSALLISAPLLSLHVFAQTEMGDMSGDMAGDKMQPQGGDAPKNARDPHAYANGTTLTQGPYALADGERLTLADEHKFYAILGDRLEYNEQADAAVFDLQAWYGTTFNRLVIKTEGDVSYGKLEENQTDILWGHAISAYWDTQVGIRYDYYKEGKNRQWLAFGIQGLAPYWFELDMTAYVGESGNTAFTAEAEYELLLTQRLIIQPRAEITFYGKDDEQNELGSGLSSTAIGVRVRYEFTRQFAPYVGVEWTNKFGSTADYAKLNEQSSNDTEFVAGIKFWF; via the coding sequence ATGAGAAATTTAACCTTATCAACAGTACTTACTAGTGCACTATTAATTAGCGCACCGTTATTGAGCCTGCATGTGTTTGCTCAAACTGAAATGGGTGACATGTCTGGCGATATGGCGGGCGATAAAATGCAGCCGCAAGGCGGCGATGCCCCTAAAAATGCTCGCGATCCACACGCTTATGCTAATGGCACAACCTTAACGCAAGGGCCATATGCTTTAGCAGATGGCGAGCGCTTAACCCTTGCGGATGAGCATAAGTTTTACGCTATTTTAGGTGATCGTCTTGAGTATAACGAACAAGCCGATGCTGCTGTTTTCGATTTACAAGCTTGGTACGGCACCACCTTTAATCGATTAGTGATAAAAACCGAGGGCGATGTTAGTTATGGCAAGCTTGAAGAAAATCAAACTGATATTTTATGGGGTCATGCAATTTCGGCTTATTGGGATACGCAAGTCGGTATTCGCTACGATTATTATAAAGAAGGCAAAAACCGTCAATGGTTAGCGTTTGGTATTCAAGGCTTAGCACCTTATTGGTTTGAGCTTGATATGACAGCGTATGTAGGTGAGAGCGGCAATACAGCATTTACAGCAGAAGCTGAATATGAGCTGCTTTTAACACAAAGGCTCATTATACAGCCTCGTGCTGAAATAACATTTTATGGTAAAGACGATGAACAAAATGAGCTAGGCAGTGGGCTATCTAGTACTGCTATTGGCGTTAGGGTTCGTTATGAATTTACTCGCCAATTTGCACCTTATGTAGGTGTAGAGTGGACTAATAAATTTGGTAGCACAGCAGATTACGCCAAGCTAAACGAGCAGAGCAGCAACGATACTGAGTTTGTTGCCGGTATAAAATTTTGGTTTTAA
- a CDS encoding heavy metal sensor histidine kinase — translation MPKINARPMSLTMRVVLFIAVTVIACLTLVASLINSSIEHHFIEQDSGELKVISQSVAAVLAQQHSSSEPLGQALSKAVAGHHGVYYQVNSQQGALIYQSSGRDFTKQIMSAPSALGFNRDNIVHWQANDHTYRALVSDFNVQQQHYKITAAIDMSFHKHFLRQFKQSLWVIMFGSAVLILLVAWFAVHQGLNPLRGLSKKIYDIQTHKMDVRLDESKVPIELVNMVHSFNAMLDRLQDEFMRLSNFSTDIAHELRTPLTNIITQTQVGLTKQRDLVQYQELLFSNLEELERLTKMVSDMLWLAKTQNGLIKAQQQVLQSDEEIDALLEYFDAVAEDANITFIKQGSNVEFYCEQLHFRQLLSNLLSNAIRYTPAGESITISSERTGNDQVCIAVTNPGEKIAAEHLPYLFDRFYRADKSRQRQGNGAGLGLAIVKALVTANGGNIVVTSNANTRFKVFFKHVKS, via the coding sequence ATGCCCAAAATTAACGCTCGACCAATGTCGTTGACCATGCGGGTGGTATTGTTTATTGCTGTTACTGTAATAGCCTGTTTAACCTTAGTAGCGTCATTAATTAACTCCTCCATTGAGCATCACTTTATTGAGCAAGACAGTGGCGAGTTAAAGGTTATTAGCCAGTCAGTTGCAGCTGTTTTAGCCCAGCAGCATAGCTCAAGTGAACCTTTAGGGCAGGCATTATCTAAAGCTGTGGCAGGACATCATGGTGTTTATTATCAAGTAAATAGCCAGCAAGGAGCCTTAATTTACCAAAGTTCAGGTCGCGATTTTACTAAGCAGATTATGAGTGCGCCATCGGCGCTTGGTTTTAATCGCGATAACATAGTGCATTGGCAAGCCAATGATCATACCTATCGCGCATTAGTTAGCGACTTTAACGTGCAGCAACAGCATTATAAAATTACCGCCGCCATTGATATGAGTTTTCATAAACATTTTTTGCGCCAATTTAAACAAAGCCTATGGGTGATTATGTTTGGCTCAGCTGTGCTCATTTTACTCGTTGCTTGGTTTGCGGTACATCAGGGGTTAAATCCACTGCGTGGCTTAAGCAAAAAAATATATGACATTCAAACCCATAAAATGGATGTTAGGTTAGATGAAAGTAAAGTGCCAATTGAGCTGGTGAATATGGTGCATTCATTTAATGCCATGCTGGATAGATTACAAGATGAGTTTATGCGTTTATCAAATTTTTCTACCGATATAGCCCACGAACTGCGTACCCCGCTTACTAATATTATTACTCAAACACAAGTTGGCTTAACAAAACAGCGCGACCTTGTGCAATACCAAGAACTGTTGTTTTCAAACCTTGAAGAACTAGAGCGACTAACAAAAATGGTGAGTGATATGCTGTGGTTGGCAAAAACTCAAAATGGACTGATAAAAGCACAACAACAAGTATTACAAAGTGATGAAGAAATAGACGCGTTACTAGAATACTTTGATGCGGTAGCAGAAGATGCCAATATTACCTTTATTAAACAAGGTAGTAATGTTGAGTTTTATTGTGAACAATTACACTTTAGGCAGTTGTTATCTAATTTATTATCAAATGCGATTAGGTATACCCCAGCAGGCGAATCGATAACTATTAGTAGTGAGCGCACTGGAAATGATCAAGTGTGTATTGCGGTTACCAACCCAGGCGAAAAAATAGCAGCAGAGCATTTACCCTATTTATTTGACCGATTTTATCGAGCCGATAAATCAAGGCAGCGACAAGGCAACGGCGCGGGTTTAGGACTTGCGATAGTAAAAGCGCTAGTTACAGCAAATGGGGGCAACATAGTGGTAACCTCAAACGCGAACACTCGCTTTAAGGTGTTTTTTAAACACGTTAAAAGTTAA
- a CDS encoding heavy metal response regulator transcription factor, with protein MRILIVEDEIKTGDYLKQGLTEAGFQVCLARNGLDGHHLAMTELFDVIILDIMLPDVSGWRILESVREAKNDTPVLFLSARDSVDDRVKGLELGADDYLIKPFAFSEVLARVRTLIRRGGVQKVADILTIADLEMDIPKRKIQRAGKRILLSNKEFSLLELLLRREGEVLSRSLIASQVWDMNFESDTNVIDVAIRRLRGKVDDEYSIKLIHTVRGMGYKLEVENAQN; from the coding sequence ATGCGCATACTAATCGTTGAAGACGAGATTAAAACCGGTGATTACTTAAAACAGGGCTTAACCGAAGCCGGCTTTCAGGTTTGTTTGGCGCGCAATGGCCTTGACGGTCACCATTTAGCAATGACCGAATTATTTGATGTGATTATATTAGATATAATGTTGCCCGATGTATCTGGCTGGCGAATTTTAGAGTCGGTACGAGAAGCCAAAAACGACACGCCAGTATTATTTTTATCGGCTCGCGATAGTGTTGATGACAGAGTAAAAGGGCTTGAACTTGGCGCAGATGATTACTTAATAAAACCGTTTGCTTTTTCAGAAGTACTTGCCCGCGTACGTACGCTTATTCGCCGTGGTGGCGTGCAAAAAGTGGCCGACATACTCACAATTGCAGACTTAGAAATGGATATACCAAAGCGTAAAATACAGCGAGCAGGCAAGCGTATTTTGCTCAGTAATAAAGAGTTTAGCTTATTAGAGCTACTACTGCGCCGAGAAGGCGAAGTGCTATCTCGCTCACTTATAGCGTCGCAAGTATGGGATATGAACTTTGAAAGTGATACCAATGTAATAGATGTTGCGATTAGACGCCTGCGGGGCAAGGTTGACGATGAGTATAGTATTAAACTTATTCATACAGTGCGCGGTATGGGCTATAAATTAGAGGTCGAAAATGCCCAAAATTAA
- a CDS encoding calcium/sodium antiporter: MLLASLAIITGFALLVWSADRFVEGAAATARHVGLSSILIGMVVVGFGTSAPEMVVSAMAASDGNPELALGNALGSNIVNISLILGVTALIAPIVVQSNIVKKELPILVSTVLLCGYLLYDGALTFVDALLLLGSLLLFLIWSVHSGRNSSADTLEKEFDDELKSHSMPISKAIFWLFVGLTLLIISSRILVWGAVEIATSLGVSDLIIGLTIVALGTSLPELAACILAAKKGEHDIAIGNVVGSNIFNILAVIGIAGVIEPINHISSEVFKRDWGVMLILTLMLLVMAYGFGRQGKISRLEGTVLFSAYLGYNAYLIMGII; the protein is encoded by the coding sequence ATGCTATTAGCATCTCTCGCAATTATCACAGGCTTTGCACTATTAGTATGGAGTGCTGATCGCTTTGTTGAAGGCGCTGCTGCTACAGCCCGTCATGTTGGTCTATCATCAATTTTAATTGGCATGGTAGTTGTGGGGTTCGGTACATCTGCACCTGAAATGGTTGTTTCAGCCATGGCTGCAAGTGATGGGAACCCCGAACTAGCCTTGGGGAACGCACTCGGTTCAAATATTGTCAATATAAGTTTAATACTGGGTGTTACCGCTCTCATTGCCCCCATTGTAGTTCAATCAAATATAGTAAAAAAAGAACTACCAATATTGGTCTCTACAGTGCTCCTGTGTGGTTATTTACTGTATGACGGAGCATTAACTTTCGTTGATGCCTTGCTACTTTTAGGTAGCTTGCTGCTTTTTCTTATTTGGTCTGTGCATTCAGGTAGAAACAGTTCGGCAGATACATTAGAAAAAGAATTTGATGATGAATTAAAAAGCCATTCTATGCCAATTTCAAAAGCAATTTTCTGGCTATTTGTAGGCTTAACACTGCTAATTATTAGTTCACGCATATTGGTTTGGGGTGCTGTTGAAATAGCAACTTCTCTGGGGGTCAGCGATTTAATTATTGGTTTAACGATTGTGGCATTAGGAACCTCTCTGCCAGAGCTGGCAGCGTGTATTTTGGCGGCTAAAAAAGGTGAGCACGACATTGCTATCGGTAATGTTGTTGGTTCTAATATTTTCAATATTCTGGCTGTTATTGGTATAGCGGGTGTAATAGAGCCAATTAATCACATTTCCTCAGAGGTCTTTAAAAGAGATTGGGGAGTCATGCTTATACTTACCCTAATGTTATTGGTCATGGCTTATGGTTTTGGTCGCCAAGGGAAAATAAGCCGTCTAGAAGGTACGGTACTCTTTAGTGCTTATTTAGGCTATAACGCTTACCTGATTATGGGGATTATATAA
- a CDS encoding PACE efflux transporter, translating to MRAVERVFHSVSFEVIAVTLSIAGLAAFTEHDIAALSGTMIVIASVAMVWNYAFNWVFDLYVKGDKTKRTFSMRLFHVILFEAGLLVLTIPIMAYLLSVSLWNAFLMDLGVTIFITIYAFLFNLSYDHIRAAVIQRRACNNQV from the coding sequence ATGAGAGCTGTAGAGCGTGTGTTTCACTCTGTGTCATTTGAAGTAATAGCAGTAACTTTATCGATTGCCGGTTTAGCTGCTTTTACTGAGCACGATATCGCTGCATTATCAGGAACTATGATAGTTATTGCGAGTGTCGCCATGGTTTGGAATTATGCTTTTAATTGGGTTTTTGATCTTTATGTTAAAGGAGATAAAACTAAGCGTACTTTTTCAATGCGGCTATTTCACGTTATCTTATTTGAAGCGGGTTTACTGGTGTTAACTATTCCAATTATGGCTTATTTATTATCGGTGAGCTTATGGAATGCTTTTTTAATGGATTTAGGCGTGACTATTTTTATTACTATTTATGCTTTTTTATTTAACTTGAGTTACGACCATATTAGAGCCGCAGTAATTCAGCGCCGAGCTTGTAATAACCAAGTTTAG
- a CDS encoding LysR family transcriptional regulator, giving the protein MYSFEQLKVFITVCDTGSFSAAARKLKRAQSGVSQAIANLEIAINQELFNRDKNTPVLTDNGKTLLPIAKSILHQQKYFDQTIESLAKEHEHEMVIAVDESVMSPDFLNILMPLADKYPITHFDIITTSTFDVEQLVRVGRKPVLFMPTVS; this is encoded by the coding sequence ATGTATAGCTTCGAGCAATTGAAAGTATTTATCACTGTATGCGACACCGGATCTTTTTCAGCTGCTGCTCGTAAATTAAAGCGTGCTCAATCGGGGGTAAGCCAAGCCATTGCAAACCTTGAAATAGCCATTAATCAAGAGCTGTTCAATCGTGATAAAAACACTCCGGTATTAACTGATAACGGCAAAACCTTGCTGCCAATTGCAAAGTCTATTTTGCATCAACAAAAGTATTTTGATCAAACAATAGAATCGCTAGCAAAAGAGCATGAGCATGAAATGGTTATTGCTGTTGATGAGAGTGTAATGAGCCCAGACTTTTTAAATATTCTCATGCCGCTTGCCGATAAATACCCAATAACTCACTTTGATATCATCACCACCTCAACCTTTGATGTAGAACAACTCGTTCGGGTAGGGCGCAAGCCGGTATTGTTTATGCCGACGGTGAGTTAA
- a CDS encoding mechanosensitive ion channel family protein → MQSIITFFSEHQLQLIAIAKNTILTLFILIAASIGSKLIRRAVRKGVYRLSKQDEIITKLLTTLSGYIIYLIALVIILDLFGVNTASLVALVGAAGLAIGLALKDTLSNVAAGVMLLFLKPLKKSEFVEVSGNSGSVTDLGLFTTELETADGIFISLPNSTVWASAIKNFSRNAKRRMDITIGISYGDSIEDGLAALRELAAEESRIITTPEPQYLVHTLADSSVNLQLRAWVPTPDYWNIYWKTQRKVKERVESKGITIPFPRKRLANHT, encoded by the coding sequence ATGCAAAGCATCATTACTTTTTTTTCTGAGCATCAATTGCAACTTATTGCGATAGCGAAGAATACAATACTTACTTTGTTCATTTTAATTGCCGCGAGTATCGGCTCAAAACTAATAAGGCGCGCAGTACGTAAAGGTGTCTATCGTTTAAGTAAGCAAGACGAAATAATCACTAAACTACTAACCACACTTTCTGGGTATATTATCTATCTTATTGCCCTCGTCATTATTCTTGACCTGTTTGGTGTCAATACAGCGAGCTTAGTTGCACTAGTGGGTGCTGCTGGTTTAGCGATTGGCTTAGCTTTAAAAGACACTTTAAGTAATGTTGCCGCAGGTGTAATGCTACTGTTCCTTAAACCGCTAAAAAAATCTGAGTTTGTAGAGGTATCAGGAAATTCAGGAAGCGTAACCGATTTAGGCTTATTTACGACAGAGCTAGAGACCGCAGATGGAATATTTATTTCTCTGCCCAATAGTACTGTTTGGGCGAGTGCAATAAAAAACTTCAGTCGAAATGCAAAACGAAGAATGGATATTACGATTGGTATTTCTTATGGTGATTCAATTGAAGACGGCTTAGCCGCATTAAGAGAATTAGCTGCGGAAGAATCTCGAATAATAACAACCCCAGAGCCACAATATCTTGTCCATACCCTAGCAGATAGCTCAGTAAACTTGCAGCTACGCGCGTGGGTCCCAACACCTGACTATTGGAATATTTACTGGAAAACACAGCGTAAAGTGAAAGAAAGAGTTG
- a CDS encoding copper resistance system multicopper oxidase — protein MGFKESLQHISKPRRRFVQGLIVGGVLAAFPTVLHAASSLAASTLTGTVPELSGKVIDLVIDESPVNFTGVVRMATTINGSIPAPTLRLKEGDDVTIRVTNNLAVPSSIHWHGIILPYQMDGVPGISFKGIMPGETFVYKFKLQQSGTYWYHSHSGFQEMTGMYGALIIEPREQDVISADNEHIIQLSDWTDDDPMELFRKLKIQGDVFNFNQPTVPEFFDDIATSGVANALQRREMWNQMRMSPTDLADLSASAMTYLMNGTAPMANWRGLFKAGEKVRLRFINGSSNTFFDVRIPELKLTVVQADGQNVEPVTVDEFRFGPGETYDVVVEPKNDAYTIFAQSMDRSGYAKGTLSVAANIDAPVPALDPVEWLAMRDMMGNMDHSAMPGMDHSAMGHASMDKTSMDQGAMDHSTMDHGAMAMDHSKHNMGKNPLAVPSQKVRHAKTEYGASVDMRVDTPRTNLDDPGIGLRNNGRRVLTLADLRSLDGIVDHQAPEAEIELHLTGNMERYSWSFDGLEFGKSTPVHMKHNQRVRVILQNDTMMTHPMHLHGMWSDLENDQGDVLVRRHTIMVQPAQRISFLTTPHDVGRWAWHCHLLFHMDAGMFREVVVS, from the coding sequence ATGGGTTTTAAAGAGTCATTACAGCACATTTCAAAGCCACGTAGGCGTTTTGTTCAAGGATTAATTGTAGGCGGTGTGCTGGCAGCTTTTCCAACTGTTTTACATGCAGCATCATCTTTAGCGGCTTCAACATTAACAGGTACTGTGCCTGAGTTGAGCGGTAAAGTTATTGACCTGGTTATTGATGAGTCCCCAGTAAACTTTACCGGTGTAGTGCGTATGGCAACCACCATTAATGGCTCTATTCCCGCGCCAACATTACGCCTTAAAGAAGGTGACGATGTGACCATTCGCGTTACCAACAATTTAGCGGTACCTAGCTCTATTCACTGGCACGGAATTATTTTACCGTATCAAATGGATGGTGTACCGGGCATTAGCTTTAAAGGCATTATGCCTGGCGAAACGTTTGTTTATAAATTTAAGTTACAACAAAGCGGTACTTATTGGTATCACTCACACAGTGGCTTTCAAGAAATGACCGGTATGTATGGGGCGTTAATTATTGAGCCTCGTGAGCAAGATGTTATCAGCGCAGATAATGAACATATTATTCAACTCTCTGATTGGACTGATGATGATCCTATGGAGTTATTCCGTAAATTAAAAATTCAGGGGGATGTGTTTAACTTTAATCAGCCCACTGTACCTGAGTTTTTTGATGACATAGCAACAAGCGGCGTTGCTAATGCACTTCAACGACGTGAAATGTGGAACCAGATGCGAATGAGTCCAACCGATTTAGCTGATTTATCGGCTTCGGCAATGACCTATTTAATGAATGGTACTGCGCCAATGGCTAATTGGCGTGGGCTGTTTAAAGCGGGTGAAAAAGTACGTTTAAGATTTATTAATGGCTCAAGTAACACCTTTTTTGATGTACGTATCCCAGAGTTAAAATTAACTGTGGTACAAGCAGATGGACAAAATGTTGAACCCGTTACCGTAGATGAGTTTCGCTTTGGTCCAGGTGAAACCTACGATGTGGTTGTTGAGCCTAAAAATGACGCATACACAATTTTTGCACAAAGCATGGACCGCTCAGGTTATGCCAAAGGGACTTTGTCTGTCGCTGCTAATATTGATGCGCCAGTGCCTGCACTTGACCCAGTTGAGTGGTTAGCAATGCGGGATATGATGGGCAATATGGATCACTCTGCTATGCCTGGAATGGATCACAGCGCTATGGGCCACGCTAGCATGGACAAAACCAGTATGGATCAGGGGGCAATGGATCATAGCACAATGGACCACGGTGCAATGGCAATGGACCATAGTAAGCATAATATGGGTAAAAACCCACTGGCTGTTCCAAGTCAGAAAGTTCGCCACGCTAAAACAGAATATGGCGCCTCAGTTGATATGCGCGTTGATACGCCACGCACAAATTTAGACGATCCTGGTATTGGGCTGCGCAATAACGGCCGTCGAGTTTTAACACTTGCAGATTTACGCTCTCTTGATGGCATAGTTGACCACCAAGCACCCGAAGCCGAAATTGAGCTGCATTTAACCGGCAACATGGAACGCTACAGCTGGTCTTTTGATGGCTTAGAGTTTGGTAAAAGTACCCCTGTGCATATGAAGCATAATCAGCGGGTACGAGTTATTTTACAAAACGATACCATGATGACACACCCTATGCATTTACATGGTATGTGGAGCGACTTGGAGAACGATCAAGGTGATGTGTTAGTTCGCCGCCACACCATAATGGTACAGCCCGCCCAAAGAATTAGCTTTTTAACTACGCCACATGATGTTGGTCGTTGGGCTTGGCATTGTCATTTACTGTTTCATATGGATGCAGGTATGTTTAGAGAGGTGGTTGTATCATGA
- a CDS encoding antitoxin Xre-like helix-turn-helix domain-containing protein codes for MHTDSDSISFTSTGFKTACNILSLWECSSEQAQRILKLSKTSYHKFNAAPETVKLNNEQLERISCLLNIHHALRCMFSNPENVRKFMKMKNHNDFFAGRSPLEVIEHGEFLELNEVAKRIDALQNNL; via the coding sequence ATGCACACAGATAGTGATTCAATATCATTCACCAGTACAGGCTTTAAAACAGCATGCAACATTTTATCATTGTGGGAATGCAGTTCTGAGCAAGCTCAACGTATACTTAAGCTCTCAAAAACTTCCTATCATAAATTTAACGCTGCTCCTGAGACTGTGAAGCTCAACAACGAGCAATTAGAACGTATAAGTTGTCTACTCAATATTCACCACGCATTACGTTGCATGTTTAGCAACCCCGAAAATGTCAGGAAGTTTATGAAAATGAAAAACCATAATGACTTTTTTGCAGGTCGTTCGCCACTAGAAGTGATTGAGCATGGAGAATTCCTAGAACTTAACGAAGTAGCGAAGCGTATTGATGCATTGCAAAATAACTTATGA
- a CDS encoding copper resistance CopC family protein, protein MKFITIAAILGLALSFSASAHISLKQSTPQNSAMLMQSPEQLTLTFSDEVQLAKVLLSDAANKQVDFNFKPSAKANSNFSWPLPKLEQGNYTVKWIALGGDGHKMSGNFDFMLHASDTHSKMKNMAASHKQHNH, encoded by the coding sequence ATGAAATTTATAACTATTGCGGCAATTTTAGGCTTAGCTTTAAGCTTTTCGGCATCAGCTCATATTTCGCTAAAGCAATCAACACCACAAAATAGTGCGATGCTAATGCAAAGTCCAGAGCAACTTACGTTAACGTTTAGCGACGAAGTACAACTTGCCAAAGTACTCTTAAGTGATGCTGCAAACAAGCAAGTAGATTTTAACTTTAAACCCAGTGCAAAAGCTAATAGCAACTTTAGCTGGCCGTTACCCAAGCTTGAACAAGGTAATTACACAGTTAAATGGATAGCGCTTGGTGGCGATGGCCATAAAATGTCAGGCAATTTTGACTTTATGCTGCACGCCAGCGACACACATTCTAAAATGAAAAACATGGCGGCTAGCCATAAACAACATAATCATTAG
- a CDS encoding LysR family transcriptional regulator gives MDQLRAIRYFSKVVETGSFTKAASTFNVPPSSLSRRVADLEKSLGATLLKRSTRLVKLTEVGQIYYNDIQQILSQLEQSNETVRSYQTTPMGRLRISSMVGFGEQILLPLLDEFSALYPEIVLDVSLTDQLSTLGRDDVDIAIRGGYAPNERVLAIRLMDNGFIPVASPCYLKKHGTPNNAMELKQHNGLYFKAPTGPTPWLCNMDGQWHDVSGPAVAISNSGSWLAKKACNGEGILMSTRWALAPYIDSGKLQQLHFEHELAITQNANMAVYLLYQKQRYLVPKVKAAVDFLVQKIKTENEQ, from the coding sequence TTGGATCAACTACGTGCAATTAGGTATTTTAGTAAAGTAGTCGAAACTGGCAGCTTTACCAAAGCAGCCAGTACTTTTAACGTGCCGCCGTCGTCGTTATCAAGGCGCGTTGCAGATTTAGAAAAAAGCTTAGGCGCTACGCTGTTAAAACGCTCAACCCGACTCGTTAAATTAACAGAAGTAGGGCAAATTTATTATAACGATATACAGCAAATTTTGAGTCAACTAGAACAAAGTAATGAAACCGTACGCAGTTATCAAACAACGCCAATGGGGCGTTTACGTATTAGCTCTATGGTGGGGTTTGGTGAGCAAATATTATTACCTTTGCTAGATGAATTTAGCGCCTTATACCCTGAAATAGTGCTGGATGTTAGTTTAACTGATCAGCTATCGACACTCGGACGCGACGATGTTGATATTGCTATTCGCGGTGGTTACGCACCCAATGAGCGAGTACTAGCAATAAGGTTAATGGACAATGGTTTTATTCCGGTGGCATCACCTTGTTATTTAAAAAAACACGGAACACCTAACAATGCGATGGAACTAAAGCAGCATAATGGCCTTTATTTTAAAGCGCCAACGGGGCCAACGCCTTGGTTATGTAATATGGACGGCCAATGGCATGATGTATCTGGCCCTGCTGTGGCTATTTCTAATAGCGGATCGTGGCTAGCAAAAAAAGCGTGCAACGGTGAAGGTATTTTAATGTCGACTCGGTGGGCGTTAGCCCCTTATATTGACTCAGGTAAGTTGCAACAACTTCACTTTGAACATGAGTTAGCTATAACTCAAAATGCTAATATGGCTGTGTATTTGCTGTATCAAAAACAGCGCTACTTAGTACCTAAAGTAAAAGCGGCAGTAGACTTTTTAGTGCAAAAAATAAAGACAGAAAATGAACAATAA